In Bacillus sp. 2205SS5-2, the following are encoded in one genomic region:
- a CDS encoding LVIVD repeat-containing protein: protein MMQLKPFQDGQEPICIHVHKVYDWIINEADFTLPLGNTTISFPGLPAGADLSGATTTCEVLPDPTNPFKIVSREDRTVIIDGEEVTLQWVTIQKNVIITFMIMLADGTVYRSPDTEVQNLYVSNFGDDTVEIYDISTPTAPVRVTEFGAGELNSPVDLAITASILYVCQVNIDTVEIYDISTPAAPVRVTEFGAGELDGPFSLAVTGSTLYVSNVNDNTVEIYDISIPTAPVRVTEFGAGELNSPVGLAITGSILYVSNNGDDTVEIYDISTPTAPVRVTEFGAGELDEPVGLAITGSILYVSNINDGTIEIYDISTPTAPVRVTEFGVGELDRPFGLAITGSILYVSNSSGDNTVEIYDISTPTAPVRVTEFGAGELDGPEGLAIVGSAPQRFSLFEQVVLCAPTGTNIDITYTQRDCFVVSTGTLTESPGGGQITFSNLIIKLTLCQSIQSKFPVVVELEADFCQPRDMLPQLCPSPVRPPQCPIVFPDFPPSSS, encoded by the coding sequence ATGATGCAACTCAAGCCTTTTCAAGATGGACAAGAACCCATTTGTATACATGTTCACAAGGTGTATGACTGGATCATCAATGAAGCTGATTTCACGTTACCATTAGGGAATACAACGATTTCTTTCCCTGGATTACCTGCTGGAGCAGACTTATCAGGAGCAACGACTACATGTGAGGTACTACCTGATCCCACGAATCCCTTTAAGATCGTGAGTAGGGAAGATCGTACGGTTATCATTGATGGGGAAGAAGTAACGCTACAATGGGTAACGATTCAAAAGAATGTAATCATTACGTTCATGATTATGTTGGCTGATGGAACGGTCTATAGAAGTCCTGATACGGAGGTACAGAATTTATATGTGTCTAATTTTGGTGATGACACCGTTGAAATCTATGATATATCCACTCCAACAGCACCTGTACGAGTAACCGAGTTTGGGGCTGGCGAGTTAAATAGTCCAGTAGATTTAGCCATCACAGCTTCCATTCTCTATGTATGTCAAGTAAACATTGACACCGTTGAAATCTATGATATATCCACTCCAGCAGCGCCTGTACGAGTAACCGAGTTTGGGGCTGGCGAGTTGGATGGACCATTTAGTTTAGCCGTTACAGGTTCTACTCTCTATGTTAGTAATGTCAACGATAACACCGTTGAAATCTATGATATATCCATTCCAACAGCACCTGTACGAGTGACCGAGTTTGGGGCTGGGGAGTTAAATAGTCCAGTAGGTTTAGCCATCACCGGTTCTATTCTCTATGTAAGTAATAACGGTGATGACACCGTTGAAATCTATGATATATCCACTCCAACAGCACCTGTACGAGTAACCGAGTTTGGGGCTGGCGAGTTGGATGAACCAGTAGGTTTAGCCATCACCGGTTCTATTCTCTATGTAAGTAATATCAACGATGGCACAATTGAAATCTATGATATATCCACTCCAACAGCACCTGTACGAGTGACCGAGTTTGGGGTTGGGGAGTTGGATAGACCATTTGGCTTAGCCATCACCGGTTCTATTCTCTATGTAAGTAATAGCAGTGGCGATAACACCGTTGAAATCTATGATATATCCACTCCAACAGCACCTGTACGAGTGACCGAGTTTGGGGCTGGGGAGTTGGATGGACCAGAAGGTCTAGCCATTGTGGGTAGTGCCCCTCAACGATTTTCTCTTTTTGAGCAAGTCGTATTATGTGCGCCAACCGGAACCAACATTGATATCACTTATACTCAACGAGATTGTTTTGTTGTGAGCACTGGCACTCTTACTGAATCTCCAGGGGGCGGACAAATCACATTCTCTAATTTAATCATTAAGCTGACCCTTTGCCAAAGTATTCAGTCTAAATTCCCTGTAGTCGTAGAATTAGAAGCCGACTTCTGTCAACCTAGAGACATGTTACCACAACTTTGTCCATCACCCGTTAGACCACCACAGTGTCCCATAGTATTTCCGGATTTCCCACCTTCCTCATCATAG
- a CDS encoding glycerol-3-phosphate acyltransferase, whose translation MEILTKILPIILISYGLGSLMGAFYIVKYFLGEDIRNIESGNVGATNAGRVLGKKGFLLTLVIDVCKVLVALTIVYFWADTHESYLVLSSFFVLLGHLYPVQLQFRGGKGVVVYFAAALFLTPISIPISAVTMCFSYFLFRRYTLSGFISMGSIPVAAFLLEESVITPLGLLTLFVVVIFAHKKK comes from the coding sequence TTGGAAATTCTGACGAAAATCCTTCCCATTATACTAATTTCATACGGTCTAGGTAGTCTAATGGGAGCTTTTTATATCGTCAAATATTTTTTAGGAGAAGATATCCGCAATATTGAAAGTGGGAATGTTGGGGCAACAAACGCTGGGAGGGTACTTGGGAAGAAAGGGTTTCTTCTGACTCTAGTGATTGATGTTTGTAAAGTGTTGGTGGCCTTAACAATCGTCTATTTTTGGGCAGATACCCATGAGAGCTATTTAGTTTTAAGTTCGTTTTTTGTACTACTTGGCCATCTTTATCCGGTGCAGTTACAATTTCGAGGTGGGAAGGGGGTCGTCGTGTATTTTGCCGCAGCTTTATTCTTGACCCCAATTAGCATACCAATCTCTGCCGTTACGATGTGTTTTTCGTATTTTCTATTTCGGCGATACACGTTGTCTGGCTTTATTTCAATGGGATCGATCCCGGTCGCTGCGTTTTTATTAGAGGAATCTGTTATCACACCTCTAGGCTTACTGACCTTGTTTGTCGTCGTAATCTTTGCACATAAAAAGAAATGA
- a CDS encoding TIGR01777 family oxidoreductase produces MRKKVVLAGGTGFIGQYFQKQFEKLGYEVIIISRQPPHVIWEDFSGVARALENAELLLNLAGKSVNCRYNEKNKAKILNSRIETTELLGKAIQQCETPPQLWLNSSSATIYRHAEDRPMTEETGELGEGFSVDVARQWEESFFSFSLPNTRQVALRISIVLGSTGGVMVPYTHMVKFGLGGVQGPGNQKFSWIHIEDLFSIVLFLSNRKEVNGIINCSAPSPITNAELMKELRNAMKRPYGLPSPKWMLEFGARFIGTETELILKSRWVVPEKLLAKGFTFTYNTIEEALNEIVHA; encoded by the coding sequence ATGAGAAAAAAAGTTGTTCTTGCCGGTGGAACAGGATTTATCGGTCAATATTTTCAAAAACAGTTTGAAAAGCTTGGGTACGAAGTAATAATTATTTCAAGGCAGCCGCCACACGTGATTTGGGAGGATTTTTCAGGTGTTGCCCGAGCGCTTGAAAACGCGGAGTTACTTCTAAATCTTGCCGGTAAATCAGTGAATTGTCGTTATAATGAAAAAAATAAAGCAAAGATTTTAAATTCAAGAATCGAGACGACTGAGCTTCTTGGAAAGGCTATTCAGCAATGTGAAACACCACCCCAACTTTGGCTGAATTCTAGTTCTGCGACGATTTATCGTCATGCTGAGGACCGACCGATGACCGAAGAGACAGGAGAACTTGGTGAGGGATTTTCCGTCGATGTAGCAAGACAGTGGGAAGAGTCATTTTTCTCCTTCTCTCTTCCGAATACAAGACAAGTAGCATTGAGAATTTCCATCGTTTTAGGATCAACTGGAGGAGTTATGGTTCCATACACCCATATGGTGAAATTTGGTCTTGGTGGAGTTCAAGGCCCTGGAAATCAAAAATTCAGCTGGATTCATATCGAGGATTTATTTTCCATTGTTCTTTTTCTCAGTAATCGAAAAGAAGTAAATGGCATCATTAATTGCTCAGCACCTTCACCAATTACCAATGCAGAACTCATGAAGGAGCTTCGAAATGCAATGAAACGACCCTACGGTTTGCCTTCTCCAAAATGGATGCTGGAATTTGGGGCACGATTTATCGGAACCGAAACGGAATTGATTCTAAAAAGTCGATGGGTGGTACCAGAAAAGCTTCTAGCTAAAGGGTTTACGTTCACCTACAATACGATCGAAGAAGCACTTAACGAGATTGTACATGCTTGA
- a CDS encoding YwaF family protein, with protein sequence MKDYYRFSYEEYPFQLFSLPHLVAIFVSIGCMISMYLFREKIRNTKGKKVVNNLLIFLLLFGEVSFQIWYIVNDKWDSTINLPLQLCSLSLYLCLIMLLTRSYRVFEITFFTSMVGAFFAIITPELFFGFPHFRYFQFFTAHLAIVLSCLFMVWIEQYRVTFSSMIRSFVALNIIAFIVFNLNHAIGANYMFLDHKPYNASLIDYLGPYPWYIFSLEGIALFLFSILYLPFFILNKGCFRKGCGFSN encoded by the coding sequence ATGAAGGATTATTATCGATTTTCATATGAGGAGTATCCGTTTCAGTTATTTTCCTTGCCTCACCTGGTAGCGATTTTTGTATCCATCGGGTGCATGATATCTATGTATCTCTTTAGAGAAAAAATCAGAAATACAAAAGGGAAAAAGGTAGTGAACAACCTCCTGATTTTTTTGCTGCTATTTGGAGAGGTATCCTTTCAGATTTGGTACATCGTAAATGATAAGTGGGATTCCACGATAAACCTACCGTTACAATTATGCTCTCTTTCTCTATATTTATGTTTAATTATGCTATTAACAAGAAGTTATCGGGTTTTTGAAATTACTTTTTTTACAAGTATGGTTGGGGCATTCTTTGCAATTATCACCCCGGAGCTTTTTTTCGGCTTTCCTCATTTCCGTTATTTTCAATTTTTCACTGCCCATTTAGCTATTGTTTTGTCCTGTTTATTTATGGTGTGGATCGAGCAGTATAGGGTAACGTTCTCGTCCATGATTCGCTCATTTGTCGCTCTTAATATCATCGCTTTCATCGTGTTTAATTTGAATCATGCAATTGGTGCGAATTATATGTTTTTGGATCATAAACCTTATAATGCAAGTTTGATAGATTACTTAGGTCCTTATCCGTGGTATATTTTTTCATTAGAAGGAATAGCGCTGTTTCTTTTTTCCATTTTGTATCTTCCATTTTTTATACTAAATAAAGGCTGTTTTCGCAAAGGTTGTGGCTTTTCGAATTAG
- a CDS encoding aminotransferase class V-fold PLP-dependent enzyme: MNKPELICKMATEPSEFDQIYQLNYKTFVEEIKQHETNSVHKLVDKFHDENTYIIAKRENEVVGMIAIRSNRPFSLDQKLSNLDTFLPEDAVPCEIRLLSVKEKDRSTRVFYQLSKRLVSYCLEKKYTIALISGTVGQLKLYKRMGFSPFGPMVGTEKAKFQPMYLTRENFEQSTKAYQRLMEKERKSAFVQTFLPGPVSVHSTVKEAFSSSPLSHRNGSFIQEMKELQDGLCELTNANHAQVMVGTGTFSNDVVAAQLKDIRGEGLILANGEFGYRLIDHALRMDLNFQTIEKEWEQSISLDEVDRLLQRNSQIKWIWTVHCETSTGYLIDLDGLLTIGQKHEVEVCVDACSSVGVVPVNFQKVYLATTVSGKGLGSFPGLAIVFHRDNIEAKGNIPRYLDLGMYNENQSIPFTHSSNHVKALIEALKFVDYPRDKALAEKVRKELSSSGFNVLCKEFYSPGIVTIALPTRLSSKRFGDRCRDKGILISYESDYLLVRNWVQIALMGVHNERDVLHAITLIKQEMSVHTDSSYV, encoded by the coding sequence ATGAATAAACCTGAACTTATTTGTAAAATGGCAACAGAACCGAGTGAATTTGACCAAATCTATCAATTAAATTACAAAACATTCGTTGAAGAAATTAAGCAACATGAAACCAATTCAGTCCATAAATTAGTCGATAAATTCCATGATGAAAATACATATATTATTGCGAAAAGAGAAAATGAAGTGGTCGGAATGATTGCGATTCGATCAAATCGCCCGTTTTCACTTGATCAAAAACTTAGCAATCTAGATACATTTTTGCCTGAGGATGCCGTTCCTTGCGAAATTCGATTACTATCGGTAAAAGAAAAAGATAGAAGTACCAGGGTATTTTATCAATTATCGAAGCGATTAGTAAGCTATTGTTTAGAAAAGAAATATACTATTGCCCTTATTTCTGGCACAGTCGGTCAGTTGAAGCTCTATAAAAGAATGGGGTTTAGCCCCTTTGGTCCTATGGTTGGAACTGAAAAAGCAAAATTTCAGCCGATGTATTTGACGCGTGAAAACTTTGAACAATCGACAAAAGCCTATCAACGCTTGATGGAAAAAGAGCGTAAATCAGCATTTGTACAAACCTTTTTACCGGGACCTGTTTCTGTTCATTCAACAGTAAAAGAAGCTTTTAGCTCGAGCCCCCTTTCTCATCGAAATGGCAGTTTTATTCAGGAGATGAAGGAATTACAGGATGGATTATGTGAATTAACAAATGCAAACCATGCTCAAGTGATGGTTGGAACAGGCACGTTCTCCAATGACGTAGTCGCAGCGCAACTGAAAGATATTAGAGGAGAAGGTCTTATCTTGGCAAACGGGGAATTTGGGTATCGGTTAATTGATCATGCGCTCAGAATGGACTTAAACTTTCAAACTATAGAAAAAGAGTGGGAGCAGAGTATTTCTCTTGATGAAGTCGATCGTCTGCTACAAAGAAATTCCCAGATTAAATGGATTTGGACCGTTCATTGTGAAACCTCTACAGGCTATTTAATTGACTTGGATGGTTTACTAACGATTGGTCAAAAACATGAGGTTGAAGTATGTGTTGATGCATGTAGCTCAGTTGGAGTGGTACCAGTAAACTTTCAAAAGGTATATTTGGCTACGACTGTAAGTGGAAAGGGACTTGGATCCTTTCCTGGACTTGCGATCGTGTTTCATAGAGATAATATTGAGGCCAAGGGAAATATACCAAGGTACTTAGATTTAGGCATGTATAATGAGAATCAAAGCATTCCGTTTACCCATTCTTCTAACCATGTGAAGGCGTTAATCGAAGCATTGAAGTTCGTGGATTATCCAAGAGATAAAGCTTTGGCAGAGAAAGTGAGAAAAGAACTGTCTTCCAGCGGTTTTAACGTTCTCTGTAAGGAGTTTTATTCTCCCGGAATAGTAACCATTGCTCTTCCAACGAGACTTTCTAGCAAGAGGTTTGGCGACAGATGTAGAGACAAAGGGATTCTCATAAGCTATGAAAGTGACTATCTATTAGTAAGGAACTGGGTGCAAATCGCTCTAATGGGGGTTCATAATGAGCGAGATGTGTTACATGCGATTACGTTAATTAAACAAGAAATGTCCGTTCATACTGACAGTAGTTACGTATAA